One Spinacia oleracea cultivar Varoflay chromosome 4, BTI_SOV_V1, whole genome shotgun sequence DNA segment encodes these proteins:
- the LOC110803535 gene encoding protein TRI1, whose product MSTLRAIGGKCRALLAAAKTSTIDSSATKTAKRSKKPAASDSGAPKGILKPVPVSPTLRDFIGAPEAPRTEVVKKVWAYIKLHDLQNPENKREIICDEKLKALFSGKDRVGFLEIAKLLSVHFVKTA is encoded by the exons ATGTCGACTTTGAGAGCAATCGGTGGGAAATGCAGAGCTCTTTTGGCGGCAGCGAAGACCTCCACTATCGACTCCTCCGCCACCAAGACTGCTAAACGATCGAAGAAGCCTGCTGCTTCTGATAGCGGTGCTCCTAAGGGTATTTTGAAGCCCGTTCCTGTCTCTCCTACTCTCAGAGACTTCATCGGCGCTCCCGAAGCTCCTAGAACTGAAGTTGTCAAGAAGGTTTGGGCGTACATCAAGCTTCATGATCTCCAG AATCCTGAGAATAAGAGGGAGATCATATGCGACGAGAAGCTGAAGGCATTGTTTAGCGGAAAGGATAGAGTCGGTTTCCTGGAGATTGCAAAGTTGCTGTCGGTGCACTTTGTAAAGACTGCCTGA
- the LOC110803537 gene encoding PAP-specific phosphatase HAL2-like, which yields MAEGQFLFSKELDVAVRVVHLACALCQRVQNSLLSSNGSQVNSKDDDSLVTVADYSVQAVVSRILSEYFGSQNLSIVAEEDAQTLSKSDLLQEVVNTVNESISEAPKFGLKISNVPVGPSQVIEAIGRCSSSGGPKGRHWVLDPVDGTLGFVRGNQYAVALALIEEGRVVLGVLGCPNYPVKKGLVNHHHQLTSEISSASPDMWDKGCVMYAKRGAGKAWMQPLIHGELKLDSFESARSIRVSSVKDPALATLCEPVEKANTSHSFTEGVAHSAGLRKKPLRVYSMVKYAAIARGDAEIYMRFARAGYKEKIWDHAAGVLIVQEAGGVVTDAGGRPLDFSRGIYLEGLDRGIMACSGAVLHEKIIGAVDSSWECSLL from the exons ATGGCCGAAGGGCAGTTCTTGTTTTCCAAGGAATTGGATGTTGCTGTTAGAGTTGTCCATTTGGCTTGCGCTTTGTGCCAAAGAGTCCAAAATAGCTTGCTTTCTTCTAATGGCTCACAGGTTAATTCCAAAGATGATGATTCTCTCGTCACTGTTGCTG ATTATAGTGTTCAGGCTGTTGTTAGCCGGATACTGTCAGAATATTTTGGAAGCCAAAATTTATCCATCGTTGCTGAAGAAGATGCACAAACACTCTCAAAGTCTGACTTATTGCAGGAAGTGGTGAATACAGTGAATGAAAGCATCTCAGAAGCTCCTAAGTTTGGTCTTAAAATCTCAAATGTTCCTGTTGGTCCCAGCCAAGTGATTGAAGCCATTGGACGATGCAGCTCGTCTGGTGGTCCTAAAGGAAGGCATTGGGTTTTGGACCCTGTTGATGGAACCCTTGGCTTTGTACGTGGCAATCAATATGCTGTTGCCCTAGCATTGATTGAGGAGGGAAGAGTTGTTCTTGGAGTCCTTGGGTGCCCCAACTACCCTGTGAAGAAGGGTCTTGTAAACCATCATCATCAACTTACATCAGAAATATCCTCAGCCTCCCCTGACATGTGGGATAAAGGCTGTGTGATGTATGCAAAACGAGGCGCTGGTAAGGCATGGATGCAGCCATTGATTCATGGAGAATTGAAGCTTGACTCGTTTGAATCTGCGAGATCAATTCGAGTTTCTTCCGTTAAGGATCCAGCTCTTGCAACATTATGTGAGCCTGTGGAAAAAGCCAATACAAGTCACTCTTTCACGGAAGGGGTTGCTCACAGTGCTGGACTTAG GAAGAAGCCTTTGCGTGTATATAGTATGGTGAAGTATGCAGCCATAGCTAGGGGAGATGCTGAGATTTATATGAGGTTTGCTAGAGCTGGCTACAAAGAGAAAATATGGGATCATGCTGCAGGAGTTCTTATTGTACAAGAAGCTGGTGGTGTGGTAACTGATGCAGGAGGACGCCCACTGGACTTTTCCAGAGGAATATATTTGGAAGGTCTTGATCGTGGAATAATGGCTTGTTCTGGAGCTGTATTACATGAGAAAATTATAGGTGCTGTTGATTCTAGTTGGGAATGCTCTCTCCTCTGA